A genome region from Candidatus Saganbacteria bacterium includes the following:
- a CDS encoding phosphopantetheine-binding protein has protein sequence MEYHEILQKLKEMLITQLNLNIRPEDINERTQLFNMAQESRPQNRPPDSDSLGLDSIDSLEIIVGIDKNFGVKITNEDLKSPEAIFKDIGTMANFIKSKMK, from the coding sequence ATGGAATATCATGAGATCCTGCAAAAATTAAAGGAGATGCTGATCACTCAATTAAACCTGAATATCCGGCCCGAGGACATCAACGAACGGACGCAGCTTTTTAACATGGCACAGGAAAGCCGCCCTCAAAATAGGCCGCCTGACTCCGATTCCCTCGGTCTTGATTCGATAGATTCTCTGGAAATAATAGTCGGGATCGATAAGAATTTCGGGGTAAAGATCACTAACGAAGACCTCAAAAGCCCTGAAGCAATATTTAAAGATATCGGCACAATGGCTAACTTCATAAAAAGCAAAATGAAATAA
- a CDS encoding 3-oxoacyl-ACP reductase FabG — protein sequence MALENKVVLVTGGTGGIGKAIVKAFHGLGYFVAINFNKSTAAAQELLREIEGQGMLAKADVSNFCEVESMAEEIIGKCGKIDVLVNNAGLVKNSFLLTTPNDDFDLTLKTNLYGTFYCCKAVSKHMISRKSGKIINISSIAAKNGAAGQTSYAASKAGVIGFSNALSKELSGYGITVNCVLPGLIDTDMVLSIPEHILDRYREAIPLKRYGRPSEVASVVAFLASGEASYIQGQQIIVDGGLIN from the coding sequence ATGGCGCTCGAAAATAAAGTCGTCCTGGTAACCGGCGGCACAGGCGGAATAGGCAAAGCCATCGTAAAGGCCTTTCATGGGCTCGGCTATTTTGTCGCCATAAACTTCAACAAGAGCACGGCCGCGGCACAGGAACTGCTGCGTGAAATAGAAGGGCAGGGGATGTTAGCCAAAGCTGATGTAAGTAATTTTTGCGAGGTTGAGAGCATGGCCGAGGAGATAATCGGCAAATGCGGAAAGATCGATGTACTCGTAAATAATGCGGGTTTAGTAAAAAACAGCTTCCTTCTGACTACTCCCAATGATGACTTCGATCTCACCCTGAAGACAAATCTTTACGGCACTTTTTATTGCTGCAAAGCCGTCTCCAAGCACATGATCTCACGCAAGAGCGGGAAGATAATCAACATAAGTTCGATCGCGGCAAAGAACGGTGCGGCAGGACAGACAAGTTACGCCGCTTCAAAAGCTGGGGTGATCGGTTTTTCAAATGCGCTTTCAAAGGAACTGTCCGGTTACGGAATAACCGTCAATTGCGTCCTTCCCGGACTGATAGACACTGATATGGTTTTGTCGATCCCGGAACATATACTTGACAGATATCGGGAAGCTATTCCTTTAAAGAGGTACGGCAGGCCGTCTGAAGTCGCATCTGTAGTTGCTTTTCTTGCCTCGGGTGAGGCATCATATATTCAGGGACAACAGATCATCGTTGACGGTGGTCTAATAAACTAA
- a CDS encoding lysophospholipid acyltransferase family protein has protein sequence MKNFFIYSGIIVIIVVFVIARLVDLLLNIFSNDKELDAQKFLYKWSHRLFWVINSKVEFSGLENIPATGPVIIVARYRFPIDLIISTAIFKRKVYLAVDSTFFVFPLSFMSKSAGYLNIDNKNLLIAAQQMDKTIEKLRAGSAIFMFISRRTDIDSPVHGPAFASLETNIPVIPIAINSTPELSVFTNFIYGMFVRKKVLDVIKVRIGEPIMSNEQNDRIGRVKFTEEIVRKIDSMLKK, from the coding sequence ATGAAAAACTTTTTTATATATAGCGGTATTATTGTTATAATAGTTGTGTTTGTAATTGCTAGATTGGTAGATCTGTTGCTCAATATTTTTTCAAATGACAAAGAACTTGACGCCCAGAAATTTCTATATAAGTGGTCGCACAGATTATTTTGGGTGATAAATTCCAAGGTTGAATTCTCCGGCCTCGAAAATATCCCCGCGACCGGCCCGGTGATCATTGTGGCAAGGTACAGGTTCCCCATAGATCTTATAATATCCACAGCAATTTTTAAGAGAAAAGTATATCTTGCCGTGGATTCGACATTTTTTGTTTTTCCGCTTTCATTTATGAGCAAAAGCGCAGGATATCTGAACATTGACAACAAGAATCTTTTGATCGCGGCGCAGCAGATGGATAAGACAATAGAAAAGCTCAGGGCGGGTTCGGCTATTTTTATGTTCATAAGCAGAAGGACAGACATTGACAGTCCCGTTCACGGCCCCGCTTTTGCGTCCCTTGAAACTAATATCCCGGTCATCCCTATTGCGATAAATTCGACCCCGGAATTATCTGTATTCACTAATTTTATATATGGCATGTTCGTCCGTAAAAAGGTGTTAGATGTCATTAAGGTCAGGATCGGAGAGCCAATAATGTCAAATGAGCAAAATGACAGGATCGGAAGGGTTAAGTTCACAGAAGAAATAGTCAGAAAGATCGATTCGATGCTGAAAAAATAG